A genome region from Hymenobacter tibetensis includes the following:
- a CDS encoding cupin domain-containing protein has protein sequence MDTATLLGPLKDATRREVGGVQVDVVRTGNSRVKRVVYPVGFRWSKDLKPVIGTELCQHAHVGFLAAGKLGIQYADGTQEEYVAPQVVAIAPGHDGWVIGEEPAILIEFDFEGETVERLGLKRA, from the coding sequence ATGGACACCGCTACCCTTTTAGGCCCTTTGAAAGATGCCACCCGCCGCGAAGTAGGTGGCGTGCAGGTTGACGTAGTACGCACCGGTAATTCGCGGGTGAAGCGGGTGGTATACCCAGTGGGCTTCCGGTGGTCGAAAGACTTGAAGCCGGTGATTGGAACGGAGCTATGCCAACATGCCCACGTTGGGTTTCTGGCCGCCGGCAAGCTAGGTATTCAGTATGCCGATGGTACGCAAGAAGAGTACGTAGCCCCGCAGGTGGTAGCCATTGCGCCCGGCCACGACGGCTGGGTGATAGGAGAGGAGCCGGCGATACTTATCGAGTTCGACTTCGAGGGCGAAACCGTAGAGCGCCTGGGGTTGAAACGGGCATAA